The stretch of DNA GTGGAGGTGTATCACAACCTTATCAAGGCAGTTCACGATAATATGAACTATATGTACGATTATGTCGCACTGCGCAAAAAAGCTTCTCGGTGTTGACGAACTGCATTTCTACGATCTCTACACCCGATAGTATCCGACTTTTACCATGAAAGTCACCTTTTGAAGAGGCTAAGGAGACTGTACTGAAAGCACTTGCACCTATGGCGAGGAACTATATCGCCATACTGAAAGGAGGGCTTTGAAAACCGCTGGATAGACGTATATGAGAACGAGAACAAGACAAGCGGTGCGTACTCCGCAGGTGCAAGAGTACATCCTTTTGGTACTGTTAAAACCACAAGGACACCCTCGACTGTATGTTCACGCTGGCGCACGAGATGGGTCCACGCTATACATTCCTATCTCTTTCAAACAAAAATCAGCCTGTGGTATACAGCGATTATGTTATATTCGTGGCTGAGGTTGCTTCTACCTGCAACGAGGCTCTGCTGATGCAGTATCTCCTTGCACACACGGATGACAAGAAGGAAAAGGCATATCTCATAAACTACTTCCTTGAACAGTTCCCCACCACTCTTTACAGGCAGACAATGTTCGCTGAATTCGAGCTGAAATGCAGTGAGATATGCGCTTCGGGCGATACCCTTACAGCTGATAAGCTTTGTGAGATCTACGGCGACCTGAACAAGCTGTACTTCGGTGACGGTATCGTTCTCGATGAGGATATCAAGATGGAATGGGCACGGATACCGCACTTCTACTATGATTTCTATGTATACCAGTACGCGACCGGCTATTCTGCGGCGATAGCGCTTTCACAACGTATACTGAAAGAGGGTGCACCAGCTGTTAAGGATTATATTGAAGGCTTCCTCATGGGCGGCTGCTCGGCTGACCCGATAACACTGCTGAAAAATGCGGGCGTTGATATGTCTACCACTAAACCCGTGACCGATGCTCTCGCACTTTTTGGTGA from Ruminococcus albus AD2013 encodes:
- a CDS encoding M3 family metallopeptidase, whose protein sequence is MFTLAHEMGPRYTFLSLSNKNQPVVYSDYVIFVAEVASTCNEALLMQYLLAHTDDKKEKAYLINYFLEQFPTTLYRQTMFAEFELKCSEICASGDTLTADKLCEIYGDLNKLYFGDGIVLDEDIKMEWARIPHFYYDFYVYQYATGYSAAIALSQRILKEGAPAVKDYIEGFLMGGCSADPITLLKNAGVDMSTTKPVTDALALFGDLIKQMDELGK